The Diaphorobacter ruginosibacter genome contains a region encoding:
- a CDS encoding amidohydrolase family protein produces MPTLSSVKSSGPPLVLESLRIPAPLIGFDAGSARVFDLTLAAGRVESIVPSASQEQARGMVLSALVEAHAHIDKNYTVQEVGAAQGDLFTAIERMNLHRAGWTHASLRQRMERALQEAWRSGTRALRTHLDWIDEAPPAALHVFRELREEWGGRVELQCVALVPLDVFADEAAGERIARDVREAGGVLGAFVYRNPGLETKLARVFELAERHGLALDFHVDEGLDADATGLRSIANQVIEREFAQRVTCGHACSLSVQTDAEAHETLALCAKAGVDLVALPTTNLYLQGAWSRTPVERGITRIREAAALGVRTSMATDNVQDAFFPYGSYDLLESFGLGVQMAHLAPAIDWVGTITVHPAKVLGLPWDGLLAPGCPADLVVLAATDEHELIGPRGRQRSVYRAGQLLESTEK; encoded by the coding sequence ATGCCAACATTAAGTTCCGTGAAGTCTTCCGGGCCGCCTCTGGTGCTCGAATCGCTGCGCATTCCGGCGCCCCTGATCGGGTTTGACGCCGGCTCGGCGCGGGTGTTCGATCTCACCCTGGCCGCAGGCCGTGTCGAGTCCATCGTGCCCAGCGCGTCGCAGGAGCAGGCGCGCGGCATGGTGCTCAGCGCGCTGGTCGAGGCGCACGCGCACATCGACAAGAATTACACGGTGCAGGAGGTCGGTGCCGCCCAGGGCGACCTGTTCACCGCCATCGAGCGCATGAACCTGCACCGCGCGGGCTGGACCCATGCCTCGCTGCGCCAGCGCATGGAACGGGCACTGCAGGAGGCATGGCGATCAGGCACCCGCGCGCTTCGCACGCACCTCGACTGGATCGACGAGGCGCCGCCAGCGGCGCTTCATGTGTTCAGGGAATTGCGCGAGGAGTGGGGCGGCCGCGTGGAACTGCAGTGCGTGGCGCTGGTGCCGCTCGACGTGTTTGCCGACGAGGCGGCCGGCGAACGCATCGCACGCGATGTGCGTGAGGCGGGCGGCGTGCTCGGTGCCTTTGTCTATCGCAATCCGGGCCTGGAGACGAAGCTTGCGCGGGTGTTCGAGCTGGCAGAGCGGCACGGGCTGGCGCTTGATTTCCATGTGGACGAGGGTCTGGATGCCGATGCCACGGGTCTGCGCAGCATTGCAAACCAGGTGATCGAGCGCGAATTCGCGCAGCGCGTGACCTGCGGCCACGCGTGCTCGCTCTCGGTGCAGACCGATGCCGAAGCGCACGAAACACTGGCGCTGTGCGCGAAGGCCGGAGTGGACCTCGTCGCGCTTCCCACGACCAATCTCTACTTGCAGGGGGCCTGGAGCCGCACGCCCGTCGAGCGCGGCATCACGCGCATCCGCGAGGCGGCGGCGCTGGGTGTGCGAACGAGCATGGCCACCGACAACGTGCAGGATGCGTTCTTTCCCTATGGCAGCTATGACCTGCTCGAATCCTTCGGCCTGGGGGTGCAGATGGCGCATCTTGCGCCCGCCATCGACTGGGTGGGGACGATCACGGTCCATCCTGCGAAGGTGCTGGGGCTCCCGTGGGATGGCCTGCTCGCGCCGGGGTGCCCGGCCGACCTGGTGGTGCTGGCCGCCACCGACGAACACGAACTGATCGGCCCCCGCGGCCGCCAACGCTCCGTCTACCGTGCGGGGCAACTTCTGGAGTCCACTGAAAAATGA
- a CDS encoding TetR family transcriptional regulator C-terminal domain-containing protein → MPTTTPAIDDLDSAEAPATRGRARKYTQVLGTINQAAIEVFASDGLAGASTQAIADKAGLSKAQLHYYIGSKEALYRQVLQDILNDWIVVFGFSDEAFGPRKVLSDLIQRKMVFSFEHPLRSRIFTAEMMRGAPVLNTLMGTSKQRTDQAAAVIQNWMNQGLMDRSDPMLLLFHIWAVTQFYADHAIQAAYFRNVAQDSGEKDRRYLIEQVTAFLLKGAGVK, encoded by the coding sequence ATGCCAACCACCACCCCTGCCATCGACGACCTCGACAGTGCCGAAGCCCCCGCCACCCGCGGACGGGCCCGCAAATACACGCAAGTGCTCGGCACCATCAACCAGGCCGCCATCGAAGTGTTCGCCAGCGACGGCCTGGCCGGAGCCTCGACACAGGCCATTGCCGACAAGGCCGGCCTGTCGAAGGCGCAGTTGCACTACTACATCGGCAGCAAGGAAGCCCTGTACCGCCAGGTGCTGCAGGACATCTTGAACGACTGGATCGTGGTGTTCGGCTTCAGCGACGAGGCCTTCGGCCCGCGCAAGGTGCTGAGCGACCTCATCCAGCGCAAGATGGTGTTCTCGTTCGAACACCCCCTGCGCTCGCGCATCTTCACCGCCGAGATGATGCGCGGAGCACCCGTGCTTAATACCCTGATGGGCACCAGCAAGCAGCGCACCGACCAGGCCGCCGCGGTGATCCAGAACTGGATGAACCAGGGCCTGATGGACCGGTCGGACCCGATGCTGCTGCTGTTCCACATCTGGGCCGTGACGCAGTTCTACGCCGACCACGCCATACAGGCGGCCTACTTCCGCAATGTCGCGCAGGACAGCGGCGAGAAGGATCGCCGCTATCTCATCGAGCAGGTGACGGCCTTCCTGCTCAAGGGTGCCGGCGTCAAGTAG
- a CDS encoding FAD-binding oxidoreductase, whose product MNARLPTPPAAVDWEAVRAELAGLHVITASSQRKQLSKDFYWYSPILTAQLSQCVADLVVKVSTEDDVRQAAAVAARWKLPITVRAGGTGNYGQCVPLEGGIVLDVTQMCRVLDLSEGRIRVEAGARMHDIDLTARETGQALRMWPSTWHVASIGGFIAGGFGGIGSFRHGILRDPGNLLRARVMTVEREPRVIELVGDEIQQVHHAYGTNGVILDVEVALSPAVEWVHCTVLFPTYRGALDFGIAAQDPALDIFLLSTVESRFSPFYTSMRDRFPADRHAVFTMVSPASMAEFRALAAAHGGTLSVAGTEAELLAEGLPPAYECAFNHTTLQALKADRGWTYLQVAYAQPFDPAVVERHLALFGDDVLQHQDFARAHGECGTFGILLVRWKGEDHQEAVMREIESQGGCKIFNPHVVTIEDGGMKTIDAQQIEFKKRSDPMGLMNPGKTLGWQPHMAQDR is encoded by the coding sequence ATGAACGCTAGACTTCCCACCCCGCCAGCGGCCGTTGACTGGGAAGCCGTGCGTGCGGAGCTCGCGGGCCTGCATGTCATCACCGCCTCCAGCCAGCGCAAGCAGCTGTCCAAGGACTTCTACTGGTACAGCCCGATCCTGACCGCGCAACTGTCGCAGTGCGTCGCCGACCTGGTGGTCAAGGTCAGCACCGAGGACGACGTGCGCCAGGCCGCCGCCGTTGCGGCCAGATGGAAGCTGCCGATCACCGTGCGCGCCGGCGGGACCGGCAACTACGGGCAATGCGTGCCGCTCGAGGGCGGTATCGTGCTCGACGTGACGCAGATGTGCCGCGTGCTCGACCTGTCGGAGGGCCGCATCCGCGTGGAAGCCGGTGCGCGCATGCACGACATCGATCTGACCGCCCGCGAGACCGGCCAGGCCCTGCGCATGTGGCCGTCGACCTGGCACGTGGCCTCCATTGGCGGCTTCATTGCAGGCGGCTTCGGCGGCATCGGCTCGTTCCGCCATGGCATCCTGCGCGACCCCGGCAACCTGCTGCGCGCCCGCGTGATGACCGTGGAGCGCGAGCCGCGCGTGATCGAGCTGGTGGGCGACGAGATCCAGCAGGTGCACCATGCCTATGGCACCAACGGGGTGATCCTCGACGTGGAGGTGGCGCTGAGCCCTGCCGTGGAATGGGTGCACTGCACGGTGCTGTTCCCGACCTACCGCGGCGCGCTGGACTTCGGCATCGCGGCGCAGGACCCGGCGCTCGACATCTTCCTGCTCTCGACGGTCGAGTCCCGCTTCTCGCCCTTCTACACGTCCATGCGCGACCGCTTCCCCGCCGACCGCCATGCCGTGTTCACCATGGTGTCGCCCGCGTCGATGGCGGAATTCCGCGCGCTCGCCGCTGCGCACGGCGGCACGCTGTCGGTGGCGGGAACCGAGGCCGAACTGCTCGCCGAGGGGCTGCCTCCGGCCTACGAATGCGCGTTCAACCACACCACGCTGCAGGCGCTCAAGGCCGATCGCGGCTGGACCTACCTGCAGGTGGCCTATGCGCAGCCGTTCGACCCCGCCGTGGTGGAGCGCCACCTCGCCCTCTTCGGTGATGACGTGCTGCAGCACCAGGACTTCGCCCGCGCCCACGGCGAATGCGGCACCTTCGGCATCCTGCTCGTGCGCTGGAAGGGAGAAGACCACCAGGAGGCCGTCATGCGCGAAATCGAATCGCAGGGCGGCTGCAAGATCTTCAACCCCCATGTCGTCACCATCGAGGACGGCGGCATGAAGACCATCGACGCACAGCAGATCGAATTCAAGAAGCGCAGCGACCCCATGGGCCTCATGAATCCCGGCAAGACGCTGGGATGGCAGCCGCACATGGCACAGGACCGCTGA
- a CDS encoding RidA family protein — translation MSMGKPMANYAAAKRVGDFVFMSGVVAVDPATRRAVSAYDDIPEHARAALQGVGYATGQMSVDVFEAAIVAQSWFVLERIRQIAAEHGGTMQDVVKLVQYFRHLPHYAFYNRVRGIFYPGEPPVSTVVEVSRFLPGDEVLVEVEATMYLPRPASAT, via the coding sequence ATGAGCATGGGCAAGCCAATGGCCAACTACGCCGCGGCCAAACGCGTCGGCGATTTCGTCTTCATGAGCGGCGTGGTCGCGGTCGATCCGGCCACGCGCCGTGCGGTCTCGGCCTATGACGACATTCCGGAGCACGCACGCGCTGCGCTGCAGGGTGTGGGCTATGCCACGGGCCAGATGTCCGTGGATGTGTTCGAGGCCGCCATCGTCGCCCAGAGCTGGTTCGTGCTCGAGCGCATCCGCCAGATCGCAGCCGAGCACGGCGGCACGATGCAGGATGTCGTCAAGCTGGTGCAGTACTTCCGCCATCTGCCCCACTATGCGTTCTACAACCGCGTGCGCGGCATCTTCTATCCGGGCGAGCCGCCGGTGAGCACGGTGGTCGAAGTGTCGCGGTTCTTGCCGGGAGACGAGGTGCTGGTGGAGGTCGAGGCCACCATGTACCTGCCCAGGCCGGCGTCCGCTACTTGA
- a CDS encoding ABC transporter permease — MASTSTIEPSVMTAPTPPHDATPTAQSLREREDRLRRRESILRVAVPVAIIAALLLIWEWAVRANDIPHYILPAPSLILQTLVDNWSSLSDALWFTVKLTLLALTAAIVGGVLLAIAFGMFKWVEIGLFPIAVLLQVTPIIAIAPLILIYISNTTAALLLCAWIVAFFPILSNTVIGLKSADNNLRDLFRLYKASPWQTFRYLLVPSALPYFMAGLKIAGGLSLIGAVVAEFTAGTAGKETGLASRILESSFRTEIPMMFAALLLVSLLGIVIFIVFATLSRLVLGHWHESEMRHER; from the coding sequence ATGGCCTCGACATCGACCATTGAACCATCCGTCATGACCGCACCGACACCCCCACACGACGCCACGCCCACGGCCCAGTCGCTGCGCGAGCGCGAAGACCGGCTGCGCCGCCGCGAATCCATCCTGCGCGTCGCGGTGCCGGTGGCCATCATCGCCGCGCTGCTGCTGATCTGGGAGTGGGCGGTGCGCGCCAACGACATTCCGCACTACATCCTGCCCGCCCCTTCACTGATCCTGCAGACCCTGGTGGACAACTGGAGCTCGCTCTCCGATGCGCTCTGGTTCACCGTCAAGCTCACGCTGCTGGCGCTGACCGCAGCCATCGTCGGCGGCGTGCTGCTGGCGATCGCGTTCGGCATGTTCAAGTGGGTGGAGATCGGCCTGTTCCCGATTGCCGTGCTCCTGCAGGTGACGCCGATCATCGCGATTGCGCCGCTGATCCTCATCTACATCTCCAACACGACGGCCGCGCTGCTGCTGTGCGCATGGATCGTGGCGTTCTTCCCGATCCTGTCGAACACGGTCATCGGCCTCAAGAGCGCCGACAACAATCTGCGCGACCTGTTCCGGCTCTACAAGGCCTCCCCCTGGCAGACCTTCCGCTACCTGCTCGTGCCAAGCGCACTGCCCTACTTCATGGCGGGCCTGAAGATCGCCGGCGGCCTGAGCCTGATCGGCGCGGTGGTGGCCGAGTTCACCGCCGGCACCGCAGGCAAGGAAACAGGACTTGCATCGCGGATTCTCGAATCGAGCTTCCGCACCGAGATCCCGATGATGTTCGCCGCGCTGCTGCTGGTGTCGCTGCTGGGCATCGTCATCTTCATTGTGTTCGCCACGCTGTCGCGCCTCGTGCTCGGCCATTGGCATGAAAGCGAGATGCGCCATGAACGCTAG
- a CDS encoding ABC transporter substrate-binding protein has product MRKPAFKASSLVRSIALGLSLAGATLAVQAQEKVIFATNWKAHADHGGFYQALVDGTYRKYGLDVEIQQGGPMVNNRPMLPAGKVDFLMTGNLLQSFDNVKNGIPTVVVAAFFQKDPQAMFAHPGQGYDTFKDMAKAPVAFIGKDGQFSFWQWMKSEYGFQDKNLKPYTFNMGPFLADKRSIQQGYAFSEPITIKNAAGFDPVVHLLADNGFSTYGTTIETRTEMVKNKPETVRKFIEASIIGWNNFLYGENKAAKEMILKINPDASFAVQQGYIDNIKKLGIVDSKDSLTKGIGAIDEARVKDFYDKMVKAGLYKPGQIDVSKVVDTQFVNKGVGVDIRKKLTGQ; this is encoded by the coding sequence ATGCGCAAGCCCGCCTTCAAGGCATCCTCTCTCGTTCGCAGCATCGCCCTCGGCCTGTCGCTGGCCGGCGCCACCCTCGCCGTCCAGGCGCAGGAAAAGGTCATCTTCGCCACCAACTGGAAGGCCCATGCCGACCATGGCGGCTTCTACCAGGCACTGGTCGACGGCACCTACCGCAAATACGGGCTCGACGTCGAGATCCAGCAAGGCGGCCCGATGGTGAACAACCGCCCCATGCTGCCCGCGGGCAAGGTCGACTTCCTCATGACCGGCAACCTGCTGCAGTCCTTCGACAACGTGAAGAACGGCATTCCCACGGTGGTGGTCGCCGCCTTCTTCCAGAAGGATCCGCAGGCCATGTTCGCGCATCCCGGCCAGGGCTACGACACCTTCAAGGACATGGCAAAGGCGCCCGTGGCCTTCATCGGCAAGGACGGGCAGTTCAGCTTCTGGCAATGGATGAAGTCGGAATACGGCTTCCAGGACAAGAACCTCAAGCCCTATACCTTCAACATGGGCCCGTTCCTCGCGGACAAGCGTTCCATCCAGCAGGGTTATGCGTTCTCCGAGCCCATCACCATCAAGAACGCTGCCGGGTTCGATCCCGTCGTGCACCTGCTCGCCGACAACGGTTTCTCCACCTACGGCACCACCATCGAGACACGTACCGAGATGGTGAAGAACAAGCCCGAGACCGTGCGCAAGTTCATCGAGGCCTCGATCATCGGGTGGAACAATTTCCTCTATGGCGAGAACAAGGCAGCCAAGGAGATGATCCTCAAGATCAACCCCGACGCATCGTTCGCGGTGCAGCAGGGCTACATCGACAACATCAAGAAGCTCGGCATCGTGGACAGCAAGGACTCCCTCACCAAGGGCATCGGCGCGATCGACGAGGCACGCGTGAAGGACTTCTACGACAAGATGGTCAAGGCCGGCCTGTACAAGCCCGGGCAGATCGACGTGTCCAAGGTGGTGGACACGCAGTTCGTCAACAAGGGCGTCGGCGTGGACATCCGCAAGAAGCTCACCGGCCAGTGA
- a CDS encoding LysR family transcriptional regulator: MNDPIIDLRVWRQFLAVAEELHFGRAARRLHMTQPPLTQAIAQLERSLGVVLFQRSSRHVALTAASEALLPEVRELLARSAALPARARAAASGELGRVRLAFVSTIGFTQLPLWVRDFLAQTPGVSLELVEATGDVQMEAFARGQIDAGLMLHAPEHAPVGWERLPVGRESMVLAMPEQHALAQAETLELKAVLAQPLVIFPRRIMPSLHDAVMDLYRLNRVTPRVVQEAIQMQTIVNLVWGGMGVAWVPASVMQFRRPGVVYREVASPQKPGRKAALLPTCETSLVWPVGSLSPALARFVEFVRTQIEVLQMEAVTHRRPRS; encoded by the coding sequence ATGAATGACCCCATCATCGATCTGCGTGTCTGGCGGCAGTTTCTTGCCGTGGCCGAAGAACTGCATTTCGGCCGCGCCGCGCGGCGCCTGCACATGACCCAGCCACCGCTCACCCAGGCCATTGCGCAGCTGGAGCGAAGCCTGGGGGTCGTGCTGTTCCAGCGCAGCAGCCGGCACGTGGCGCTGACGGCCGCCAGCGAGGCGCTGCTGCCCGAGGTGCGCGAGCTGCTTGCCCGATCGGCGGCGTTGCCGGCGCGTGCGCGCGCGGCCGCCTCGGGCGAACTGGGGCGGGTGCGGCTCGCCTTCGTCTCCACGATCGGGTTCACGCAGCTCCCGCTGTGGGTGCGGGATTTTCTGGCGCAGACGCCAGGCGTGTCGCTTGAACTGGTGGAGGCCACCGGTGATGTGCAGATGGAGGCTTTCGCACGCGGACAGATCGATGCGGGTCTGATGCTTCATGCACCCGAGCACGCCCCCGTTGGATGGGAACGGCTGCCCGTCGGCCGGGAGTCGATGGTGCTGGCGATGCCGGAGCAACATGCCCTGGCGCAGGCCGAAACACTTGAACTCAAGGCGGTGCTGGCACAGCCGCTGGTGATCTTCCCGAGACGCATCATGCCGTCGCTCCATGACGCGGTGATGGATCTGTACAGGCTGAACCGTGTCACGCCTCGCGTGGTGCAGGAGGCGATCCAGATGCAGACCATCGTGAACCTGGTCTGGGGCGGCATGGGCGTGGCCTGGGTGCCCGCGAGCGTGATGCAGTTCCGCCGGCCCGGCGTGGTCTATCGCGAAGTGGCAAGCCCGCAGAAACCGGGCAGAAAGGCGGCGCTGCTCCCGACTTGCGAGACCAGCCTGGTCTGGCCCGTGGGCTCGCTGTCGCCCGCACTGGCTCGCTTCGTGGAGTTCGTGCGCACCCAGATCGAGGTACTCCAGATGGAGGCGGTAACGCACCGCAGACCTCGTTCATGA
- a CDS encoding PDR/VanB family oxidoreductase translates to MSLERTLTVRVARIARQTPEILAFELTHPWGRALPGYEAGAHIDVHMPGGFSRQYSLARAPHLSAGDAYVIGVKREPASRGGSASMHERVREGDLIAISTPRNTFPVRAEARRHLLLAGGIGMTPLLAMAQALASQGADFTLCVFARSEEHLAFADALRAPGLAAHVRLHLDQGDASQRIDLRQMLADRAPDTHLYVCGPGGFMHAVREAAAHWPEEALHTEYFAAPDGTAAATTGLPFTLKLARRGIEVPVAADQTAVDALHEVGIDIPVSCQQGLCGTCVVDGQGEDAEHRDFCLTTAERRGRIALCCSRAKNQELVLDL, encoded by the coding sequence ATGAGTCTTGAACGCACGCTTACCGTACGCGTTGCGCGCATCGCGCGGCAGACGCCTGAAATCCTGGCCTTCGAGCTGACCCATCCCTGGGGCCGGGCACTGCCCGGATATGAGGCCGGCGCGCACATCGACGTGCACATGCCCGGAGGGTTCTCGCGCCAGTACTCGCTGGCGCGTGCGCCGCACCTGTCCGCGGGCGATGCCTACGTGATCGGGGTGAAGCGCGAGCCTGCCAGCCGGGGCGGTTCGGCGTCGATGCACGAACGCGTGCGCGAAGGCGACCTGATCGCCATCAGCACCCCACGCAACACCTTCCCGGTGCGTGCCGAAGCGCGACGCCACCTGCTGCTCGCGGGCGGCATCGGCATGACGCCGCTGCTGGCGATGGCCCAGGCCCTCGCCAGCCAAGGTGCGGACTTCACGCTGTGCGTTTTCGCGCGCAGCGAGGAGCACCTGGCGTTTGCCGATGCACTGCGCGCGCCCGGCCTCGCCGCGCATGTCCGGCTGCACCTCGACCAGGGCGATGCCTCGCAGCGCATCGACCTGCGCCAGATGCTGGCCGATCGCGCACCCGATACGCACCTGTATGTCTGCGGCCCCGGTGGCTTCATGCACGCGGTGCGCGAAGCCGCCGCGCACTGGCCCGAGGAAGCCCTGCACACCGAGTATTTCGCCGCGCCCGACGGCACGGCGGCGGCCACCACCGGACTGCCGTTCACGCTGAAACTGGCGCGCCGCGGCATCGAGGTGCCCGTGGCGGCCGACCAGACTGCCGTCGATGCGCTGCACGAGGTCGGCATCGACATTCCGGTGTCATGCCAGCAGGGCCTGTGCGGCACCTGTGTGGTCGACGGCCAGGGCGAGGATGCAGAACACCGCGACTTCTGCCTCACCACCGCCGAGCGACGCGGCAGGATCGCGCTATGCTGCTCACGTGCCAAGAACCAGGAGCTTGTGCTCGACCTCTGA
- the ilvD gene encoding dihydroxy-acid dehydratase yields MDTKTIQINRRSANITEGKARAANRSMYYGMGYKEEDFKKPMVGVANGHSTITPCNSGLQKLADAAIAGIEEAGGNAQVFGTPTISDGMSMGTEGMKYSLVSREVISDCIETCVGGQWMDGVLVVGGCDKNMPGGMMGMLRANVPAIYVYGGTILPGKWKGRDLNIVSVFEAVGENAAGKISDQELKDIEQHAIPGTGSCGGMYTANTMSSAFEALGMSLPYSSTMANPHDEKANSAKESAKVLIEAIRKDLKPRDIVTRKAIENAVSVIMATGGSTNAVLHFLAIAHAAEVEWSIDDFERIRKKVPVLCDLKPSGKYLAVDLHNAGGIPQVMKLLLNAGLLHGDCVTITGKTIAETLADVPDVPPNPEVIRPIDKALYKQGHLAILKGNLSPEGAVAKITGLKNPVITGPARVFDDEQSALAAILDGKIKAGDVMVLRYLGPKGGPGMPEMLAPTGALIGAGLGESVGLITDGRFSGGTWGMVVGHVAPEAAAGGNIAMVHEGDSITIDAHQLRLQLNVPEEELAKRRAAWKAPAPRYTRGVQAKFAFNASSASSGAVLDNFKV; encoded by the coding sequence ATGGACACCAAGACAATCCAGATCAACCGCCGCAGCGCGAACATCACCGAAGGCAAGGCCCGGGCCGCCAACCGTTCCATGTACTACGGGATGGGCTACAAGGAAGAAGACTTCAAGAAGCCGATGGTCGGGGTTGCGAACGGCCACAGCACCATCACTCCGTGCAACTCCGGCCTGCAGAAGCTGGCCGATGCCGCCATCGCCGGCATCGAGGAAGCCGGCGGCAACGCACAGGTGTTCGGCACACCCACCATCTCGGACGGCATGTCGATGGGCACGGAGGGCATGAAATATTCGCTGGTCAGCCGCGAGGTGATCTCGGATTGCATCGAGACCTGTGTCGGCGGCCAATGGATGGATGGCGTGCTGGTGGTCGGTGGCTGCGACAAGAACATGCCGGGCGGCATGATGGGCATGCTGCGTGCCAACGTACCGGCGATCTACGTCTACGGCGGAACCATCCTGCCCGGCAAATGGAAAGGCCGCGACCTGAACATCGTCAGCGTGTTCGAGGCCGTGGGCGAGAACGCCGCGGGCAAGATCAGCGACCAGGAGCTCAAGGACATCGAGCAGCACGCCATTCCCGGAACCGGCTCCTGCGGCGGCATGTACACGGCCAACACCATGTCGAGCGCATTCGAGGCATTGGGCATGAGCCTGCCCTACTCCTCCACCATGGCCAATCCGCACGATGAGAAGGCCAACTCGGCCAAGGAGTCGGCCAAGGTACTGATCGAGGCGATTCGCAAGGACCTCAAGCCCCGCGACATCGTGACGCGCAAGGCCATCGAGAACGCCGTATCCGTGATCATGGCCACGGGCGGATCGACCAATGCGGTGCTGCACTTCCTCGCCATCGCGCACGCGGCCGAGGTGGAGTGGTCGATCGATGACTTCGAACGCATCCGCAAGAAGGTGCCCGTGCTCTGCGACCTCAAGCCAAGCGGCAAGTACCTGGCCGTGGACCTGCACAACGCAGGCGGTATCCCGCAAGTGATGAAGCTGCTGCTCAATGCGGGCCTGCTGCACGGCGACTGCGTCACCATCACCGGCAAGACCATTGCAGAAACCCTGGCCGATGTGCCCGATGTGCCGCCCAACCCGGAGGTGATCCGTCCCATCGACAAGGCGCTCTACAAGCAGGGCCACCTCGCCATCCTGAAGGGCAACCTGAGCCCCGAAGGCGCCGTGGCCAAGATCACGGGCCTCAAGAACCCGGTCATCACCGGCCCGGCACGGGTGTTCGACGACGAGCAGTCGGCGCTGGCCGCCATCCTCGACGGCAAGATCAAGGCGGGTGACGTGATGGTGCTGCGATACCTGGGCCCCAAGGGCGGCCCCGGCATGCCCGAGATGCTGGCACCGACCGGCGCGCTGATCGGAGCAGGCCTGGGCGAAAGCGTCGGGCTCATCACCGACGGCCGCTTCTCGGGCGGCACCTGGGGGATGGTGGTCGGCCACGTCGCGCCAGAAGCAGCGGCAGGAGGCAACATCGCCATGGTGCACGAAGGCGACTCCATCACCATCGATGCGCATCAGCTGCGGCTGCAGCTCAATGTGCCCGAGGAAGAACTCGCCAAGCGCCGCGCAGCCTGGAAGGCTCCTGCTCCGCGCTATACACGCGGCGTACAGGCCAAGTTCGCGTTCAATGCCTCCAGCGCCAGCTCGGGTGCCGTGCTGGACAACTTCAAGGTCTGA
- a CDS encoding OprD family outer membrane porin: protein MKNIKIHRVNGIRAVLITSAMVLCGAVHAADTGESPSGEENFAVNMGEMFSKGQIEGNARAIYFHSQNAYYVPGLNQDTASIGGKLGFRSARYNGFSFGLSGFLQRPLHRSSDPAKVDGYIGPDITAMGEAYVRWENADTRVTVGNQALELPFAATYDWRMAPQLFQGVSARYGLSDDNYITAVRMTRFKSYIDNNFKKLTTYTSNVDPYSPIGRTESNGFYGVGGVKSIDFQSMLFKGQAWYFGYLDYAKLTYAEAQLSAQGEGIKPFVAAQVFRETGDGRKLLGNIDSKVYGAQVGAKRNSVTFSVSYDRIVPKSDSYLNGALVTPYSHNVGSGPLFAQPFLSSTQDLGAGNAYAVDLNGSPAPGWFIGARYSYMDLKSSAAAPSLRQSEYLGYAIYHFSGKWKGLSITDFIAWAKSPVQDARFWQNRLAMEYKW, encoded by the coding sequence ATGAAGAATATCAAAATCCATCGTGTGAATGGAATCAGGGCGGTGCTTATTACCTCTGCCATGGTTCTTTGCGGCGCCGTACATGCCGCGGATACGGGAGAATCTCCCTCCGGCGAGGAAAATTTCGCCGTAAATATGGGGGAAATGTTTTCCAAGGGGCAAATCGAAGGCAATGCGCGGGCCATCTATTTTCACAGCCAAAATGCATATTACGTACCGGGCTTGAACCAGGATACGGCGAGTATCGGGGGAAAGCTGGGTTTTCGCTCCGCGCGGTACAACGGGTTTTCTTTCGGACTCTCGGGTTTCCTGCAGCGGCCGCTGCATCGATCCAGCGATCCCGCCAAGGTGGATGGCTACATCGGCCCTGACATCACCGCAATGGGGGAGGCCTATGTCCGCTGGGAAAATGCCGACACCCGTGTGACTGTGGGGAACCAGGCGCTGGAACTGCCATTCGCAGCGACCTATGACTGGCGGATGGCGCCGCAACTGTTCCAGGGGGTCTCGGCGCGCTACGGGCTCTCCGACGACAACTACATCACCGCCGTGCGCATGACGCGCTTCAAGTCGTATATCGACAACAACTTCAAGAAGCTGACGACCTACACCAGCAACGTGGACCCGTATTCGCCGATCGGGCGCACGGAATCCAATGGGTTCTATGGAGTGGGCGGGGTGAAAAGCATCGACTTCCAATCCATGCTTTTCAAGGGCCAGGCCTGGTATTTCGGCTACCTGGATTATGCAAAGCTGACCTATGCCGAGGCGCAGCTCAGCGCGCAAGGCGAGGGTATCAAGCCCTTTGTGGCTGCCCAGGTGTTCAGGGAAACCGGTGATGGCCGCAAGTTGCTGGGTAATATCGACAGCAAGGTATATGGAGCCCAGGTAGGGGCCAAGCGCAATTCGGTGACATTTTCGGTGAGCTACGACAGGATTGTTCCAAAATCGGACTCCTATCTGAATGGAGCATTGGTCACTCCTTATTCGCATAATGTCGGATCCGGCCCGCTGTTTGCCCAGCCATTTCTCTCCAGTACGCAGGACCTGGGGGCGGGAAATGCCTATGCCGTCGATCTGAATGGTTCACCGGCACCTGGATGGTTCATTGGCGCACGTTATTCCTATATGGACCTGAAGAGCAGCGCTGCCGCCCCCAGTCTGCGCCAATCCGAGTATCTGGGATACGCCATCTACCATTTCAGCGGAAAATGGAAGGGGCTCAGCATCACGGATTTCATCGCATGGGCGAAATCGCCCGTTCAGGACGCCAGATTCTGGCAGAATCGTCTGGCCATGGAGTACAAATGGTAA